One genomic region from Phocoena sinus isolate mPhoSin1 chromosome 3, mPhoSin1.pri, whole genome shotgun sequence encodes:
- the CPLX2 gene encoding complexin-2 encodes MDFVMKQALGGATKDMGKMLGGEEEKDPDAQKKEEERQEALRQQEEERKAKHARMEAEREKVRQQIRDKYGLKKKEEKEAEEKAALEQPCEGSLTRPKKAIPAGCGDEEEEEEESILDTVLKYLPGPLQDMFKK; translated from the exons ATGGACTTCGTCATGAAGCAGGCCCTTGGAG GGGCCACCAAGGACATGGGGAAGATGCTGGgcggagaggaggagaaggaccCTGATGcacagaagaaggaggaggagcgGCAGGAGGCACTTCGGCAGCAAGAAGAGGAGCGCAAGGCCAAGCACGCACGCATGGAGGCCGAGCGTGAGAAGGTCCGGCAGCAGATACGAGACAAG tatgggctgaagaagaaggaggagaaggaggctgAGGAGAAGGCAGCCCTGGAGCAGCCCTGCGAAGGGAGCCTGACCCGGCCCAAGAAGGCCATCCCGGCAGGCTGCGgggacgaggaggaggaggaggaggagagcatCCTGGACACGGTGCTCAAATACCTGCCCGGGCCACTGCAGGACATGTTCAAGAAGTAA